In Mongoliitalea daihaiensis, one DNA window encodes the following:
- a CDS encoding cytidine deaminase encodes MRKKIEMTVSLVEYQLTELSLDEMKLLEKAQELMSKAYAPYSEFYVGASVMLDNGEIFAANNQENVSFPVGTCAERIALGYAMANFPTNRPVKIAIVAKKIGLDRLANVTPCGMCRQAINEYELKFNKPIEILILTPENTVLKAEGVENFLPFRFNNLND; translated from the coding sequence ATGCGAAAGAAAATTGAAATGACTGTCAGCTTGGTTGAGTATCAATTGACAGAATTGTCATTAGATGAAATGAAGCTATTAGAAAAAGCTCAAGAGCTCATGAGTAAAGCTTATGCTCCATACTCAGAGTTTTATGTAGGCGCCTCTGTAATGTTGGATAATGGGGAAATTTTTGCCGCCAATAATCAAGAAAATGTTTCCTTTCCTGTAGGGACATGTGCGGAGCGGATAGCATTGGGTTATGCGATGGCCAATTTTCCTACCAATCGCCCCGTAAAAATAGCAATTGTAGCAAAGAAAATTGGGTTAGATAGGCTTGCCAATGTTACGCCATGCGGGATGTGTAGGCAAGCGATCAATGAATATGAACTCAAATTTAATAAGCCTATTGAAATTTTAATCCTTACACCAGAAAATACCGTATTAAAAGCCGAGGGAGTAGAAAATTTTCTCCCATTTAGGTTTAATAATTTGAATGATTGA
- a CDS encoding saccharopine dehydrogenase C-terminal domain-containing protein → MNTILIFGAGKSATYLIDYLLKTAAQKNREIVIADLSQSLAEEKIKGNPCGKAVAIDLKNQEQRRNLIANASIVISMLPAHLHPIIAKDCLALEKHFFTASYESEELNAFRDEIEKKELLFLNECGLDPGIDHMSAMKIIDAAHAKGYTIQSFKSFTGGLMAPGSDNNPWKYKFTWNPRNVVLAGQGTAKYLDHKEYKYIPYHKLFERFEKIDLGDYGIFEGYANRDSLGYREVYKLQKISTLLRGTLRKEGFCNAWNVFIQLGMTDDSYLVDFDTPQGTKRAFLNSFLPFDKYQSIEQKLTNFLPWIDEGIMEKIAYLGLFSNEPLPLKHGSPAAILQAILEPKWQLQDSDKDLIVMQHIFEIKSPRGIQTLKSSLVEEGLNQTYTAMAKTVGLPLAIAADLFLDGKVLSRGLLRPTVQELYEPILHQLEQHGIIFHEDTLD, encoded by the coding sequence ATGAATACCATCCTCATTTTTGGCGCAGGAAAATCTGCTACCTATTTGATCGATTATTTGCTAAAAACAGCCGCTCAAAAAAATAGGGAAATTGTAATAGCTGACTTGTCACAGTCCTTGGCTGAGGAAAAAATCAAAGGCAACCCCTGCGGGAAAGCAGTAGCTATTGATTTAAAAAATCAAGAACAAAGAAGAAACTTGATAGCAAATGCCAGCATCGTGATTTCCATGTTACCAGCACACTTGCATCCCATCATTGCCAAAGACTGTCTTGCATTAGAGAAACACTTTTTTACTGCTTCCTATGAGTCAGAGGAATTGAATGCTTTTAGAGACGAAATAGAAAAAAAAGAACTCCTTTTTCTCAATGAATGTGGTCTTGACCCCGGAATTGATCACATGTCGGCGATGAAAATCATTGATGCAGCACATGCAAAGGGATATACGATCCAAAGCTTCAAATCCTTTACTGGAGGATTGATGGCTCCAGGGTCAGACAATAATCCATGGAAGTACAAATTCACATGGAATCCAAGAAATGTAGTGCTTGCTGGACAAGGAACCGCTAAATACTTAGACCATAAAGAATACAAGTACATCCCCTACCATAAATTGTTTGAACGCTTTGAGAAAATTGACTTGGGAGATTATGGAATCTTTGAAGGGTATGCAAACAGAGATTCACTTGGATACAGGGAAGTTTATAAACTTCAAAAAATCTCTACACTACTACGGGGGACTTTAAGGAAAGAAGGATTCTGCAACGCTTGGAATGTCTTTATTCAACTGGGGATGACAGACGATTCTTACCTAGTGGATTTTGATACTCCGCAAGGGACCAAACGAGCCTTCTTAAATTCTTTTCTTCCATTTGATAAATATCAATCTATTGAGCAAAAACTCACAAATTTTCTTCCTTGGATAGACGAGGGGATTATGGAAAAAATAGCGTACCTAGGCCTATTTTCAAACGAGCCACTCCCACTCAAACATGGCAGTCCAGCTGCGATTCTTCAAGCCATCCTAGAACCCAAATGGCAACTTCAGGACAGCGACAAGGACTTGATAGTGATGCAGCACATTTTTGAAATCAAAAGCCCTCGAGGAATACAAACACTCAAATCCAGCCTTGTAGAAGAAGGACTCAACCAAACCTACACAGCCATGGCAAAAACCGTTGGACTCCCCCTGGCCATTGCTGCAGATTTGTTCCTGGATGGAAAAGTTCTATCCCGTGGACTCCTTCGACCCACTGTCCAAGAACTGTATGAGCCAATCCTTCATCAATTAGAACAACATGGTATCATATTTCATGAAGACACCCTCGATTAA
- a CDS encoding alpha/beta hydrolase produces MKASIRYEHQAHYYTSHLVNRKEKEIWVVLHGYGQLANFFLKKFEPVFSEDILFLAPEATNYTYLQGFTGRVGANWMTKHERETAIANNHRYLNALLHTLLLKWDRAPIVHVLGFSQGAATATRWVSQLDIPVRTLVLWAGGFAHDLDVHAASNKLKNMQLYSVEGTQDEFITEESKQKQEELISTLGLDVNYKSFDGGHELNMDVFREMVFSKEYQGSRGQMFDI; encoded by the coding sequence ATGAAAGCGAGTATCAGATATGAGCATCAAGCTCACTATTACACATCTCATTTAGTAAATAGGAAAGAAAAAGAAATTTGGGTTGTATTGCATGGTTATGGACAATTGGCAAATTTCTTTTTAAAGAAATTCGAACCAGTATTTTCAGAGGACATTCTTTTTTTGGCCCCTGAAGCTACGAATTACACATACCTGCAAGGTTTTACGGGGAGAGTAGGTGCAAACTGGATGACCAAGCATGAGCGAGAAACAGCTATTGCAAATAATCATCGTTATTTGAATGCCTTGTTGCATACGCTTTTATTAAAATGGGACAGGGCTCCCATTGTTCATGTTCTTGGATTTTCTCAAGGTGCAGCTACCGCCACGCGATGGGTTTCACAGTTGGATATTCCTGTTCGTACATTAGTGTTATGGGCAGGTGGATTTGCGCACGACTTGGACGTCCATGCTGCTAGTAACAAGCTAAAAAATATGCAGCTTTACAGTGTTGAAGGCACTCAAGATGAATTTATTACCGAAGAATCGAAACAAAAGCAGGAAGAATTGATTTCCACTTTAGGTCTTGATGTAAACTACAAATCATTTGATGGTGGACATGAATTGAATATGGATGTGTTCAGGGAAATGGTCTTTTCAAAAGAATATCAAGGAAGTAGGGGGCAAATGTTTGATATTTAG
- a CDS encoding DUF4249 domain-containing protein yields the protein MFQRLIIVLSFLSIASCIDPYRISLPDGERLLTVDGYITTDFGPHRITLTRSDTYGSVFEGLIRPVSQATVAVRDSQGEVTFLTEIEPGAYETPRGFRAEVGKSYVLQITLQDGKEYTSLPELVNPVPVIDSLSYRSVQVATDSRVFDRSGVQIVASFRDPVDQTNFYYWRTVPGTFVVVANPELHTFPPNHPTNPRGPNPKDCCATCFLVDPTRINGFSLASDEDFNGLSNRLPVAFIEDNGLRFKRTYRAEIQQLGITSEAHRFLRLVEQQVSLTGSVFDQPPANIRGNMISLSNPDETVLGYFIAASVDTKQIYIENQNLQFLQTPRIIPDDCRTVQGATVDPPSNWNPPRN from the coding sequence ATGTTTCAACGATTAATAATAGTGCTCTCTTTTTTATCCATTGCATCTTGCATTGATCCTTATCGTATTTCATTGCCAGATGGAGAGCGTTTGTTGACGGTAGATGGATATATAACCACGGATTTCGGTCCACATCGAATTACGCTGACCCGTTCCGATACCTATGGAAGCGTTTTTGAAGGGTTGATTCGACCGGTCAGTCAGGCTACAGTGGCTGTAAGAGATAGTCAAGGTGAGGTTACTTTCCTTACGGAAATTGAGCCTGGAGCTTATGAGACACCTCGGGGGTTTAGGGCGGAAGTAGGAAAGTCTTATGTGTTGCAAATTACTTTACAAGATGGGAAGGAATATACTTCTTTACCGGAATTGGTGAACCCTGTACCTGTCATTGATTCACTTAGTTATCGATCCGTACAGGTAGCAACTGATAGCCGTGTTTTTGATAGGTCTGGAGTCCAAATCGTGGCTTCCTTCAGGGATCCTGTAGATCAAACTAATTTTTATTATTGGCGTACGGTTCCAGGGACGTTTGTAGTGGTGGCTAATCCTGAATTGCACACTTTTCCCCCGAATCATCCGACCAATCCAAGAGGGCCAAATCCTAAAGATTGCTGTGCTACATGCTTTTTAGTGGATCCTACACGAATCAATGGGTTTTCTTTAGCTTCCGATGAAGATTTTAATGGGTTAAGTAATCGTCTTCCAGTAGCTTTTATTGAGGATAATGGGCTTCGCTTTAAGCGAACCTATCGGGCAGAGATTCAGCAATTGGGAATTACTTCGGAAGCTCATCGTTTTTTAAGATTGGTTGAGCAACAGGTGAGTCTTACAGGGAGTGTTTTTGATCAGCCTCCAGCCAATATCCGCGGAAATATGATCAGTTTGAGTAATCCAGATGAAACGGTGTTGGGATATTTTATTGCGGCATCAGTGGATACCAAACAGATTTACATTGAAAATCAAAACCTTCAATTCTTGCAGACACCCCGGATTATTCCAGATGATTGCAGAACTGTACAAGGGGCTACCGTAGATCCTCCCTCAAACTGGAATCCTCCCCGTAATTAA
- a CDS encoding TonB-dependent receptor codes for MKKILLFIFSLVLLLPQGLYAQQKATVVGRDVGELKNIRISGRLIDQISGEPLVGATVTIRELNKTEVTNTNGNFYLVLDRAEYTLEFRYVGYETVIYPIVAVGEGRISMTMIQEDFTLDDVVIFGRDPEKNLRSTEMGAISINMNTLKELPPFLGEVDIIRSIATLPGVSQVGEASSGLNVRGGGADQNLIMFAGAPIYNPSHLFGLFTAFNPDVVNDFTLYKAIIPTKFGGRGSSILDITPKSGSLDTWGGDLMAGSISGKLSVNGPVIKDKVSAKVGFRGSYINWLLNSLNNPDLRTSQANFNDVNGILYGEINENHNLTYSFYRSYDDFALASDTTISWTNLSHSLRYTGQFSDKFLVDAIGFYTLYDFSIFNRSGVNNFDLKSGIQDVGMRLNLTYNLSDRNKFSFGADTKTITINPGELIPGMNENGEVSVLPQLVQPEFARESGVYFQHEFEVGEKLGFSYGLRYDTYQYFGPRTVRAYSPNLPINSANVIGERTYADGEVIQSYDGLGPRASFRYSINPKTSIKGGYNKMYQFIHLISNTATIAPTDVWKLSDEFIRPQIVDQYSLGLYKNFKGNIFETSFEVYYKDIQNVVDYKDGARLLLQNNLETEIIPGIGQAYGVEMYVKKNLGRLTGWVSYTYSRALRRVLTPFEEEIINDGNWFPANFDKPHDLTLIGNYKLASNVSLSGTFFYSTGRPVTFPEAKFDFAGNSLAFFRNRNLQRIPDFHRLDLSLNFQLKGKGKFYEGDWTFAVMNAYGRKNPFSIFFADQAGSPPQAYRLAILGVPLPTLSYSLKF; via the coding sequence ATGAAAAAGATTTTACTTTTCATCTTTTCACTTGTTTTACTTCTTCCCCAAGGATTGTATGCTCAGCAAAAAGCGACAGTAGTGGGAAGAGATGTGGGAGAGTTAAAGAATATTCGGATCAGTGGGCGCTTGATTGATCAAATTTCTGGGGAGCCCTTGGTAGGTGCCACCGTGACGATCCGAGAACTCAATAAAACAGAGGTAACCAATACCAATGGAAATTTTTATTTGGTTTTAGACAGGGCAGAGTACACCTTGGAGTTTCGATATGTGGGTTACGAAACAGTAATTTACCCCATCGTAGCAGTAGGCGAAGGGAGAATCAGCATGACTATGATTCAGGAAGATTTCACGCTGGATGACGTGGTGATTTTTGGGAGAGATCCTGAAAAAAATCTACGGAGTACCGAAATGGGTGCGATCAGTATCAACATGAATACTCTGAAAGAACTCCCTCCATTCTTGGGTGAGGTGGATATCATAAGGTCCATTGCTACCTTGCCAGGTGTTTCACAAGTGGGGGAAGCATCTTCTGGATTGAATGTTCGTGGAGGAGGTGCTGATCAAAACCTAATCATGTTTGCCGGTGCACCGATTTATAATCCTTCTCATTTATTTGGTCTATTTACGGCCTTCAATCCTGACGTAGTAAACGATTTTACCCTTTACAAAGCTATAATTCCCACTAAGTTTGGGGGAAGAGGTTCATCGATCTTGGATATCACACCCAAATCCGGGAGTTTGGATACTTGGGGAGGAGACTTGATGGCGGGTTCTATATCTGGCAAATTGTCGGTCAATGGCCCTGTAATCAAAGACAAGGTTTCTGCCAAGGTCGGTTTCAGAGGTTCATACATCAATTGGTTGTTAAACTCTCTGAATAACCCTGATTTACGTACCAGTCAGGCGAATTTCAACGATGTGAATGGTATACTGTATGGGGAGATTAACGAAAATCATAACCTAACGTATAGTTTCTATCGCAGTTACGATGATTTTGCGTTGGCTTCTGATACCACCATTTCATGGACTAATTTGAGTCATTCTCTGCGCTATACTGGGCAGTTTTCGGATAAGTTTTTAGTAGATGCCATTGGCTTTTACACGCTGTATGATTTCAGCATATTTAACCGTTCGGGAGTCAATAATTTCGATTTGAAATCAGGTATACAAGATGTGGGGATGCGACTTAACTTGACATACAATCTGAGTGATCGGAACAAGTTTTCTTTTGGTGCAGATACCAAGACGATTACCATCAATCCAGGGGAACTCATTCCTGGGATGAATGAAAATGGCGAAGTCAGTGTCTTACCTCAATTGGTTCAACCTGAATTTGCTAGGGAATCCGGTGTTTATTTTCAACATGAGTTTGAAGTTGGTGAAAAGTTGGGTTTCTCTTATGGCTTGAGGTATGATACCTATCAATATTTTGGTCCTCGCACCGTTCGTGCCTATAGTCCAAATCTTCCTATCAATTCGGCTAATGTCATTGGTGAACGTACTTATGCAGATGGAGAAGTGATTCAATCCTATGACGGACTGGGGCCGCGAGCATCTTTTCGATACTCCATCAATCCCAAGACTTCTATTAAAGGTGGATATAATAAAATGTATCAATTTATCCATTTGATATCCAATACTGCTACTATTGCACCAACCGATGTTTGGAAATTGAGTGATGAATTTATCCGACCACAGATTGTCGATCAGTATTCATTGGGGCTTTACAAAAATTTCAAAGGGAATATTTTTGAAACCTCTTTTGAAGTGTACTACAAAGACATTCAAAATGTAGTGGACTACAAGGATGGTGCAAGATTGTTGCTGCAAAATAATTTGGAAACGGAAATTATCCCTGGTATAGGTCAAGCCTATGGAGTTGAGATGTATGTTAAGAAAAATTTGGGGAGATTGACAGGTTGGGTAAGTTATACCTATTCGAGGGCGCTCAGAAGAGTGTTGACTCCTTTTGAGGAAGAAATTATAAATGATGGAAATTGGTTTCCTGCAAACTTTGACAAACCACATGATTTGACATTAATAGGAAATTATAAGCTTGCTTCCAATGTTTCTTTATCGGGGACTTTCTTTTATAGTACAGGTCGTCCGGTAACGTTCCCAGAGGCTAAGTTTGACTTTGCAGGTAACTCCTTAGCTTTCTTCCGAAATCGGAATCTGCAGCGAATTCCAGATTTTCACCGCTTAGACTTATCTTTGAATTTTCAGTTGAAAGGGAAAGGAAAGTTTTATGAGGGAGATTGGACATTTGCTGTGATGAATGCCTACGGAAGGAAAAATCCTTTCTCCATATTCTTTGCAGATCAGGCTGGTTCACCCCCTCAGGCTTACAGGTTGGCGATTTTAGGTGTACCTCTTCCTACGTTAAGTTACTCGCTTAAATTTTAA